One region of Eupeodes corollae chromosome 1, idEupCoro1.1, whole genome shotgun sequence genomic DNA includes:
- the LOC129951510 gene encoding uncharacterized protein LOC129951510, whose product MRFKAFLVFFFVAFACFGNQVEGKFLNITRILDTFNFSKGVRVQGDCSYNVNGDLTDPQPLFLKHNTTQFLLPNSSGIVDLSNGQLFDMYCSDGFVNPLLNKTKITAKCLQGSFHLVDGIIHDFKDFSCQDWPIYSARRTNRTCNGGTVLIELGFHMGDGNFVQIIDVCHDEINEVNRYAHFKMSPSSQGYQRYVARPPLFITGGFYRGRDVNELYTKVQQKVTLDKILGQNTSKYFNASDIYLARGHLSAKVDHVYGPAQKATFFFVNAAPQWQCFNAGNWESVESSVRKFIAKQGIEVECYTGTWGISSLPDVNGVQQELYLDFDKNNNGLIPVPKLYFRVVVEPATKKGVVLIGVNNPHISMEEIQRDYVICDNVIDNLTWMKWDKNNLFEGYLYACEVQQFRQVVQDLPEFDVTELTLIKTKLKMKFSTALILLAISFADISNARDIQRSSSELIDETLDEPVIPKSRAAPRKEGCNVRVSELGLDAQPLFLTPGASTQWPVSVSGDMELAAGDSLELFCSSTFANPSGISGSQTATCVSGLDFKIGKSTYNISEVTCSSWPSFTTRETGEKCNGGEIYETGFTVGTRFVKQLEICFNEAEEATRYVFHTLSPENMGFQSNVGRPTFAKGGLFGRKNIDKLYTQSSQTKNLAKALGDKGSEYIKAKENLYLARGHMAAKADFITANEQRGTFLFSNVAPQWQAFNAGNWQRVEDNTRNWVAKRNLRVNCWTGIYGITTLPNEDGVETPLYLDYDKNNNGLIPVPKLFYRVIIEPSTKRGLVLLGVNNPYLTMEQIKKDYIVCKDVSDKLDFLTWKKEDLKAGYSYACEVKDFAKVNPNMPKFDVKSLLY is encoded by the exons ATGCGTTTCAAAGCATTTCTAGTGTTTTTCTTTGTGGCTTTTGCGTGTTTTGGAAATCAAGTCGAagggaaatttttaaatatcactcGCATTTTAGATacgtttaatttttcaaaaggtgTTCGGGTACAAGGTGATTGCTCGTATAACGTCAATGGTGATTTGACCGATCCACAACcgttgtttttgaaacataataCAACACAGTTTTTGTTGCCGAATTCAAGTGGAATTGTGGACCTTTCAAATGGCCAACTTTTTGATATGTACTGCTCCGATGGCTTCGTCAATCCGTTGCTGAATAAGACTAAAATCACGGCTAAGTGTCTGCAAGGCTCCTTCCATCTAGTCGATGGAATTATCCATGATTTTAAGGACTTTTCGTGCCAGGACTGGCCCATCTATTCAGCTCGTCGGACGAATCGCACTTGTAATGGAGGAACTGTGCTGATAGAATTAGGTTTCCATATGGGAGATGGAAACTTCGTTCAAATCATTGACGTTTGTCATGATGAAATCAATGAGGTCAACCGATATGCTCATTTTAAAATGAGTCCATCTTCGCAAGGATATCAACGTTATGTTGCAAGGCCGCCCCTTTTCATCACTGGAGGCTTTTATAGAGGTAGGGATGTCAACGAGTTGTACACAAAGGTACAGCAAAAGGTGACACTTGACAAAATTCTTGGACAAAACACATCAAAGTACTTTAATGCCAGTGATATATATTTGGCACGAGGCCATCTATCGGCCAAAGTTGACCACGTCTATGGGCCTGCTCAAAAAGCTACGTTTTTCTTCGTTAATGCAGCTCCACAATGGCAGTGCTTCAATGCCGGAAACTGGGAGAGTGTTGAAAGTTCAGTGAGAAAATTCATAGCAAAACAGGGTATTGAAGTCGAATGCTATACGGGTACTTGGGGTATATCCAGCTTACCCGACGTTAACGGAGTTCAGCAAGAACTGTATCTGGATtttgacaaaaacaataatggCTTGATACCAGTGCCGAAGCTCTATTTCCGGGTGGTGGTGGAACCAGCAACGAAGAAGGGTGTTGTTTTGATTGGAGTTAATAATCCTCATATATCGATGGAAGAAATTCAGCGGGACTATGTCATTTGTGATAATGTTATTGATAATTTAACATGGATGAAGTGGGACAAGAATAATCTATTCGAAGGCTATCTTTATGCCTGTGAAGTGCAACAGTTTAGACAAGTTGTTCAGGATTTGCCAGAATTCGATGTTACTGAATTA ACTTTGATTAAGACCAAACTTAAAATGAAGTTTTCCACTGCTCTGATACTGCTTGCTATCAGCTTTGCAGACATCAGCAATGCAAGAGACATCCAAAGGTCATCATCAGAATTAATAGATGAAACCTTAGACGAACCTGTAATCCCCAAGAGTCGTGCTGCTCCTCGGAAAGAAG GTTGTAATGTCCGTGTTTCTGAACTGGGATTGGATGCTCAACCACTCTTCCTTACACCCGGTGCCAGCACTCAATGGCCAGTTAGTGTATCCGGTGACATGGAACTGGCTGCTGGAGATTCTCTGGAACTGTTTTGTTCGTCAACCTTTGCCAATCCATCGGGAATATCAGGCAGTCAAACTGCCACCTGTGTCTCAGGgcttgatttcaaaattggaaaatctaCTTACAATATCTCCGAAGTTACTTGTTCCTCTTGGCCATCGTTCACAACCCGTGAAACCGGTGAAAAATGCAACGGTGGTGAGATCTACGAAACTGGCTTCACAGTTGGTACTCGTTTTGTGAAACAATTggaaatttgtttcaatgaGGCCGAAGAAGCAACCCGGTATGTGTTCCACACTTTGTCTCCCGAGAATATGGGATTCCAGAGCAACGTAGGACGTCCAACTTTTGCCAAGGGTGGTCTTTTCGGTCGCAAGAATATCGACAAACTATACACCCAAAGCAGTCAGACCAAGAATTTGGCGAAAGCTCTTGGCGATAAGGGAAGCGAATATATTAAAGCCAAGGAAAATCTGTACCTAGCTCGAGGACATATGGCAGCAAAGGCTGATTTTATAACAGCCAACGAACAAAGAGGAACTTTCCTCTTTTCAAACGTTGCTCCCCAATGGCAAGCTTTCAATGCTGGCAACTGGCAGAGGGTTGAAGATAACACCAGGAATTGGGTGGCTAAGAGAAATTTAAGAGTCAATTGCTGGACTGGAATTTATGGTATTACAACTCTGCCCAACGAGGACGGCGTTGAAACTCCACTGTACTTGGACTATGACAAGAATAATAATGGTTTAATTCCGGTGCCAaagttgttctatcgtgtaataATTGAACCTTCGACAAAACGCGGTCTTGTTCTGTTGGGAGTAAATAATCCCTATTTGACAATGGAACAAATAAAGAAGGATTACATCGTGTGTAAAGATGTCAGTGATAAACTTGATTTCTTGACTTGGAAGAAGGAAGATCTTAAAGCTGGTTATTCGTATGCTTGTGAAGTAAAAGATTTTGCCAAGGTGAATCCTAATATGCCCAAGTTCGATGTTAAGTCGCTGTTGTATTAA
- the LOC129942374 gene encoding uncharacterized protein LOC129942374, with protein sequence MKFVTVLVLLVGSFALSCSGYSVDPSLKLSEKLKINANQEDLVVPELNFENEDTDFDDDDEVPDVEELIERPDDITIEQSEIEQRSGCSFSLMNAGSPQPLFLNPGTSKIYPFNDVGAMEFTPGQNVEVFCPSTFSNPSGKSGSLTATCVSGTTFKIGGSNYDLGKVLCSSWISAKARKTGARCNGGVIVETGFSVGSRFVKQLEICFDEELEVTRYVFHTLQPGSNYFQNSVARPDFATAGFFGGKNVDKLYKQATQTQTLNNELGGVADSYINTKTNVFLARGHMAAKADFVYGTEQRGTFLFLNAAPQWQVFNAGNWQRVEDSVRKWVSNNKLYVNCWTGVYGVTTLPDHKGVQTEIYLDYDRNHNGLIPVPMLYFRVVIESSTKRGVVLIGVNNPHLTMEQIKKDYILCNDVSNKITWINWKKNDIKAGYSYACEVSDFARKNPNLPRFDVTSLLY encoded by the exons ATGAAGTTCGTGACAGTTTTGGTGTTGCTCGTCGGAAGCTTTGCGCTCAGCTGCTCGGGATATTCTGTGGATCCTTCTTTGAAACTTTCAgagaaacttaaaataaatgcaaatcaaGAGGATTTAGTGGTTCcagaattgaattttgaaaatgaagacaCTGATtttgatgatgacgacgaggTGCCTGATGTGGAAGAACTTATCGAAAGGCCTGATGATATAACAATCGAGCAATCTGAAATCGAACAACGATCAG GTTGTAGTTTTAGCTTGATGAATGCGGGAAGTCCCCAGCCACTATTCCTTAACCCTGGCACTTCTAAGATCTATCCATTTAACGATGTTGGAGCTATGGAATTCACACCTGGACAGAATGTTGAAGTTTTCTGTCCATCCACCTTCTCCAATCCGTCAGGCAAATCTGGTAGTCTCACAGCAACTTGTGTATCTGGAACAACTTTCAAGATCGGTGGATCCAATTACGATTTAGGCAAAGTTCTTTGTTCATCTTGGATTAGTGCTAAGGCTCGTAAAACTGGTGCAAGATGCAATGGAGGAGTTATTGTCGAAACCGGGTTTTCTGTTGGATCCCGATTTGTCAAGCAGTTGGAAATATGCTTTGACGAAGAATTAGAAGTGACTCGGTATGTCTTCCACACTCTACAACCTGGAAGTAACTATTTCCAGAATAGCGTTGCTCGTCCTGATTTCGCTACTGCAGGATTCTTTGGTGgcaaaaatgttgacaaattgTATAAGCAAGCAACTCAGACGCAAACCCTTAACAATGAACTTGGCGGAGTAGCTGATAGTTACATAAACACCAAGACAAATGTTTTCCTCGCTCGTGGTCATATGGCTGCCAAGGCTGATTTCGTCTATGGCACCGAACAAAGGGGaactttcttgtttttgaaTGCAGCTCCTCAATGGCAGGTGTTCAATGCTGGCAACTGGCAGAGAGTTGAGGACAGTGTCAGGAAATGGGTGTCAAACAATAAACTTTACGTTAACTGTTGGACTGGGGTCTATGGTGTGACGACTTTGCCAGACCACAAAGGAGTTCAAACTGAAATTTACCTGGACTATGATAGGAATCATAATGGTTTGATTCCAGTTCCAATGCTCTACTTTCGAGTAGTGATTGAATCTTCAACAAAGAGGGGAGTAGTCTTGATTGGTGTAAACAACCCACATTTGACAATGGAACAAATCAAGAAAGATTATATTTTGTGCAATGATGTAAGCAACAAGATCACTTGGATAAACTGGAAGAAGAACGATATTAAAGCTGGATATTCGTATGCATGTGAAGTTTCTGATTTTGCCAGAAAGAATCCAAACTTGCCAAGGTTTGATGTTACTTCGTTGTTGTATTAA
- the LOC129941896 gene encoding uncharacterized protein LOC129941896, which translates to MCILKIVLIYAIVSLNNVYLVSSRIQLKQPEEIKVERIPNGPPCILDINKDLADPQPLHLHPGSTVFWPVRDKGHLEIPRGESVELQCTKGFRLKPTDKSINATCSEDKSFLVNNEKVPFQLLNCTSPVRYTVREANSTCADNARLYEIGFDVTSNRFIKTISVCHDKSRVNTLWTFNKLEPANVHFQKSVQRLNFSKAGYFEKRNMNRLYSKENQKQVFENLLGSNYVKFFNNRTQFLSRGHISPKADHIYGSQQRATFNFFNAAPQWQIFNAGTWSAVENGIRRLVASKNTELDCYSGTWGVISLPNSKGEPREIYLATDANNNGEIPVPKLFYKLIVDTRSTPQKGVVLIGVNNPYVTMEELKEDYLICNDVSEWVPWIRWKRDNIAKGYFFACRVDDFIRVVDELPKSLKNVHELLV; encoded by the exons atGTGTATCTTAAAGATTGTTTTGATTTACGCTATTGTATCGCTGAATAACGTTTACCTAGTTAGTTCgagaattcaattaaaacaaccAGAAGAAATCAAAGTGGAACGTATTCCGAATG GTCCACCATGTATTCTGGATATTAACAAAGACCTTGCCGATCCCCAGCCTTTGCATCTTCATCCTGGCTCAACAGTCTTCTGGCCAGTTCGTGATAAAGGTCATCTAGAAATCCCCCGTGGAGAGAGTGTAGAACTGCAATGCACAAAAGGTTTTCGATTAAAACCCACTGATAAATCTATCAATGCAACTTGTTCCGAAGACAAGAGCTTCCTAGTGAACAATGAAAAAGTACCTTTTCAGTTGCTCAATTGTACATCACCGGTGAGATACACAGTTCGTGAGGCCAATTCCACATGCGCCGATAATGCAAGACTCTACGAAATCGGTTTCGATGTCACTTCGAATCGATTTATCAAGACAATCAGCGTTTGTCATGATAAATCGAGAGTTAATACTCTGTGGACATTCAATAAGCTCGAACCGGCAAATGTTCACTTTCAGAAATCCGTACAACGCTTAAACTTCAGCAAGGCAGGCTACTTTGAAAAACGTAACATGAATCGTTTGTATTCGAAGGAGAACCAGAAGCAAGTCTTTGAGAATCTTCTCGGGAGCAATTATGTGAAATTCTTCAACAATCGCACTCAGTTTCTGTCTCGGGGTCATATCTCACCGAAGGCCGATCATATCTATGGATCCCAACAGAGGGCGACATTCAATTTCTTCAATGCCGCACCACAATGGCAGATTTTTAACGCTGGCACCTGGAGTGCGGTGGAAAATGGAATTCGACGATTAGTCGCTAGCAAAAATACTGAGTTGGATTGTTACAGTGGAACATGGGGAGTTATTTCACTGCCAAATTCAAAAGGTGAACCGAGGGAAATTTATTTGGCTACGGATGCGAATAATAATGGAGAGATTCCGGTGCCGAAATTGTTCTATAAATTGATTGTTGATACAAGATCAACACCACAGAAAGGTGTTGTGTTGATTGGAGTGAATAATCCTTATGTGACAATGGAGGAGCTCAAAGAGGACTATCTGATATGCAATGATGTGAGTGAGTGGGTGCCTTGGATTCGGTGGAAGCGGGATAATATCGCTAAGGGATATTTCTTTGCTTGTAGAGTTGATGATTTTATACGAGTTGTGGATGAATTGCCAAAGAGTTTGAAAAACGTTCACGAACTTTTAGTGtag